In Ruegeria sp. YS9, the genomic window AAGAACCGTTCGCGCAGACGCGCGCGGTCTTCCAGATTCTGTTCTTGGGCCACATTGAGTCTCATGCGGTCCAGATATACTGCGCCCTTGCTGCAATCAAGGTTCAAAACCGGTGTCAGGCTTGCAACGCCCGGCGTTGCTGTCCAAGCTGCGGTGCAGGAGGCGCGCATGAACCAAGATCTGATCCCCGGCTCACTGTCTGACCTTTACAACAACATGGTCGCGGGGTTCTCTTCGGAATTTCAGGAACTGATCGAGTTGGTGATTACGCCGGGCTGGCGGCAGTATCAGTTGATCATCATCCTTTTCCTTTGGGCGCTGGCTTTCCTTCTGAAAACTCTGACACAGCCGCGATGGGATGCCTGGACGCGTGCCCGCACCGGATGGCCGAAATGGCGGCTTCGCATCATGGTGCAGATGATGCAGCGGCTGACACTGGTCTATTTCGTGCTGCTGTCCTGGTTCCTGTATCAGGTTATGCAGCATGTCACCTGGCCTTCGCGCAGTTACCTCATTGGGATCATTGCAACTCTGGCAACTGCGTGGCTGGCTATCGCATTGGTCGCGAGGCTTGTCCGCAACCGGACGCTGCGCCGGATATTCAAGTGGGCAATGTGGGTCTATGCAACGCTTGTTGCGTTGAATCTGACGGATGACGTGGCCGAATTCCTCGATGGGGTCGCGATTTCCGTCGGGGACCTGCACATTTCTGTGCTGGGCATTCTCAAGGCCATCCTGCTGATCGGAGTCCTGTTGACGCTGGCCCGCATCGGCACCCGCGCGGCCGAGCGTGGCTTGCAGAGCAATGACGACATCACCCCGTCCATGCAGGTGTTGTTGGCCAAGGGAATTCAGGTGCTGCTGTACGGTGCGGTCTTTCTGGCCGCGATCCGCACGCTGGGCTTCGATCTGACCGGCATAGCGCTGCTGTCGGGCGCAATCGGAGTGGGCATCGGGTTCGGCCTTCAAAAAGTGGTGTCGAACCTGATCTCGGGGATCATCATCCTGATGGACCGGTCGATCAAGCCGGGCGACGTGATCTCGCTGGGTGACACGTTCGGTTGGATCAACGCGCTGGGCGCACGCTATGTCTCGGTCGTCACGCGGGACGGGCGGGAATACCTGATCCCGAACGAGGACCTGATTACCAACCAGGTGGTCAACTGGTCGCATTCCGACAAATTCGTACGGTTGGATCTGGATTTCGGCACCAGCTATGAGGATGATCCCCACAAAGTGCGTGCAACGGCGATCCGGGCTGTAAAGGCGGTGACCCGCGTGCTGAGTGGCGGAAAACATGAACCGGTTTGCCATATCACCGGCTTTGGTGACAGCAGCGTGGATTACGTTCTGCGGTTCTGGATCAGCGATCCGACCAAGGGGCTGACCAATATTAGGGGTAATGTCTATCTTGCGCTATGGGATGCGTTTCAGGACGAAGGCATCTCGATCCCCTTCCCGCAGCGCGAGGTTCG contains:
- a CDS encoding isopropylmalate isomerase, translated to MAQEQNLEDRARLRERFFGAARTVLARLPVA
- a CDS encoding mechanosensitive ion channel family protein → MNQDLIPGSLSDLYNNMVAGFSSEFQELIELVITPGWRQYQLIIILFLWALAFLLKTLTQPRWDAWTRARTGWPKWRLRIMVQMMQRLTLVYFVLLSWFLYQVMQHVTWPSRSYLIGIIATLATAWLAIALVARLVRNRTLRRIFKWAMWVYATLVALNLTDDVAEFLDGVAISVGDLHISVLGILKAILLIGVLLTLARIGTRAAERGLQSNDDITPSMQVLLAKGIQVLLYGAVFLAAIRTLGFDLTGIALLSGAIGVGIGFGLQKVVSNLISGIIILMDRSIKPGDVISLGDTFGWINALGARYVSVVTRDGREYLIPNEDLITNQVVNWSHSDKFVRLDLDFGTSYEDDPHKVRATAIRAVKAVTRVLSGGKHEPVCHITGFGDSSVDYVLRFWISDPTKGLTNIRGNVYLALWDAFQDEGISIPFPQREVRILPENANMQQIAEE